In Tessaracoccus flavus, the following are encoded in one genomic region:
- a CDS encoding MFS transporter — MKSRAVLRSLVGPVYAPTLAQSMGMMATMPVIPLIALSLGFSVPAAAALTMISGVVGVLGPIPLGLAMTIVGERRAMIATGSVVTLTQTGAFLIARDGVADGPTLGHQLGFVATLLVSSVAREVWVIGRQAYLGAALPPELRARGMSTFGGMMRIGQVLGPLLGAGIIALGGEAWVLALDAAAMAVATVLVAVWMVPGEARKNRRQVPGGLARLPVEHSPHDPRRTAGVTMIMVGLAIVPLVMARVGRPLIVPLLGAMLGLAGDEISLIFAVAAVVEIAMFVPAGSLMDRYGRTAVIVPCLFFSGAGYGLLVLLTATLAGGSRSGALIALTASAALIAFGNGFGAGALMTLGIDLSPEANRTRHLARWNTITGSGRLLTPALVSLVTLAWPITAAGAVIGALCWAGALWAVHLLPQVTPTPPHGVFSDGFRTDRGGRWRRSGR, encoded by the coding sequence GTGAAGTCGCGAGCGGTCCTGAGGTCTCTGGTCGGGCCCGTCTACGCCCCGACCCTGGCCCAGTCGATGGGGATGATGGCCACGATGCCCGTCATTCCGCTGATCGCGCTGTCACTGGGTTTCTCGGTTCCCGCCGCCGCTGCACTGACGATGATCTCCGGCGTGGTGGGAGTGCTCGGACCCATCCCGCTGGGGCTGGCGATGACGATAGTGGGGGAGCGGCGGGCGATGATCGCCACCGGTTCAGTGGTCACGCTGACGCAGACGGGGGCGTTCCTGATCGCCCGCGACGGCGTCGCCGATGGACCCACGCTCGGCCACCAGCTCGGCTTCGTCGCGACGCTGCTGGTCTCCTCGGTGGCGCGGGAGGTCTGGGTGATCGGCCGCCAGGCTTACCTTGGCGCCGCGCTGCCGCCCGAGCTCCGCGCCCGAGGGATGAGCACGTTCGGCGGGATGATGCGGATCGGGCAGGTGCTGGGCCCGCTCCTGGGTGCGGGCATCATCGCTCTGGGGGGCGAGGCGTGGGTCCTGGCCCTCGATGCTGCCGCCATGGCGGTGGCGACGGTGCTCGTCGCTGTGTGGATGGTCCCAGGCGAGGCCCGAAAGAACCGGCGTCAGGTGCCGGGCGGTCTGGCGCGGCTGCCGGTCGAGCACTCGCCCCACGATCCACGCCGAACGGCCGGGGTCACGATGATCATGGTCGGTCTCGCTATCGTCCCGCTCGTCATGGCGCGGGTGGGTCGACCCCTGATCGTCCCGCTGCTGGGCGCGATGCTCGGCCTGGCCGGCGACGAGATCTCGCTCATCTTCGCCGTCGCCGCGGTCGTCGAGATCGCGATGTTCGTCCCGGCGGGCTCGCTCATGGACCGCTACGGGCGCACGGCCGTCATCGTGCCGTGCCTCTTCTTCAGCGGCGCGGGGTACGGTCTGCTCGTCCTCCTCACCGCCACGCTGGCCGGCGGGTCCCGGTCTGGAGCGCTGATTGCGCTCACCGCGTCGGCCGCGCTCATTGCCTTCGGCAACGGGTTCGGGGCAGGTGCGTTGATGACGCTGGGCATTGACCTCTCCCCGGAAGCCAACCGGACCCGGCATCTGGCGCGGTGGAACACCATCACCGGGTCGGGTCGGCTGCTCACCCCCGCGCTCGTGTCACTGGTCACGCTCGCCTGGCCGATCACCGCCGCCGGCGCTGTCATCGGGGCGCTGTGTTGGGCGGGGGCGCTGTGGGCGGTCCACCTGCTTCCCCAGGTGACGCCGACGCCGCCACATGGCGTCTTCTCCGATGGGTTCAGGACCGATCGCGGCGGGCGCTGGCGACGATCAGGCCGATGA
- the pheT gene encoding phenylalanine--tRNA ligase subunit beta, whose protein sequence is MKAPISWLRDLVALPADVSTATIAEQFTNLGLTVEHVETIASPVTGPLIVGRVLSFTDEPQKNGKIIRYCRVDVGSHNDPAGDEYPASRGIVCGALNFEVGDLVVVALPGAVLPGNFEISARKTYGHISDGMICAEDEVGLGDDHEGIMVLAADAAVPGDDATQVLWAPDEVLDIDVTPDLSYCLSMRGLGREAAIANGVSFDDPYRARLPEQTEGGHRVELESPRCSAFVALTIEGIDPGAPSPEWMVNRLRASGVRSISLTVDVTNYVMLESGQPLHAYDAAKLSGPIRVRQAAAGETLRTLDGQDRDLDVDDLLITDDSGPIGLAGVMGGETTEVSESTTAIVLEAAHFDPASVSRTFRRHGLPSEASKRFERGVDPQLPYAAAKRAADLLAQHGQGAVTALTVVGSAPEPHRVSLRSGLIPAVLGTDVSQDETVRRLSASGISVTSLGDSLTLEVPSWRGDLRDPYDVVEEVGRHIGYDRIGLKLPVPPVSRGLNPRLRDRRAALRAVAALGFTEVLSLPFTSAEEVEQLQVPATDRRRDLIRLANPLAETHPFLRTTLLPGLFQAISRNTSRSLTDLALFEQGKVFFDGGPTVAPRPSVDQRPTDSEVAEIEGAIPAQPETIAAVVTGNWTPAGWQGAAVPADWTHVVAFAEASAGAVGITLTRRNAEAAPWHPGRCAELSVNGIALGYAGELHPAVIRAFRLPERTCAVEFNLDLLLLHATRGGSISTLSAFPLAKEDVALIVDADVSSADVEAALAEGAGELLESISLFDVYTGEQVGEGKKSLAFALRFRGSKTLTDAEAAEARQAAVAVAVERFGAVQRA, encoded by the coding sequence ATGAAGGCACCCATCTCGTGGCTGCGCGACCTCGTCGCGCTGCCAGCCGATGTGAGCACTGCGACGATCGCGGAGCAGTTCACGAACCTCGGCCTCACGGTCGAGCACGTCGAGACGATCGCCTCGCCCGTGACCGGGCCACTCATCGTCGGGCGTGTGCTGTCGTTCACCGACGAGCCGCAGAAGAACGGCAAGATCATTCGCTACTGCCGCGTCGATGTGGGCAGCCACAACGATCCGGCCGGCGACGAGTATCCGGCCAGCCGGGGGATCGTCTGCGGCGCCCTCAACTTCGAGGTCGGTGACCTCGTCGTGGTGGCGCTGCCGGGGGCCGTGCTGCCGGGCAACTTCGAGATCTCGGCCCGGAAGACGTACGGGCACATCTCCGACGGAATGATCTGCGCGGAGGACGAGGTGGGGCTCGGCGATGATCACGAGGGGATCATGGTCCTCGCTGCCGACGCCGCGGTGCCGGGCGACGATGCGACGCAGGTCCTGTGGGCTCCCGACGAGGTGCTCGACATTGACGTCACCCCGGACCTCTCCTACTGCCTCTCGATGCGCGGATTGGGACGCGAGGCGGCAATCGCCAACGGCGTGTCGTTCGACGACCCCTACCGTGCGCGCCTCCCGGAGCAGACCGAGGGCGGCCATCGCGTGGAACTGGAGTCGCCGCGCTGCAGCGCGTTCGTGGCGCTCACCATCGAGGGGATCGACCCCGGCGCGCCGTCGCCGGAGTGGATGGTGAACCGACTGCGCGCGTCCGGGGTTCGCTCCATCTCGCTCACGGTCGACGTCACCAACTACGTGATGCTCGAATCCGGCCAGCCGCTGCACGCCTACGACGCCGCCAAGCTGTCCGGTCCCATCCGTGTCCGTCAGGCGGCGGCTGGTGAGACCCTTCGCACTCTCGACGGCCAGGACCGCGACCTGGATGTCGACGATCTGCTCATCACCGACGACTCCGGTCCCATCGGACTGGCGGGGGTCATGGGCGGCGAGACCACCGAAGTTTCGGAATCCACCACGGCGATCGTGCTCGAGGCGGCCCACTTCGATCCGGCGTCGGTCTCGCGCACCTTCCGCCGCCACGGACTCCCGTCCGAGGCCTCCAAGCGGTTTGAGCGCGGCGTCGATCCGCAGCTGCCGTATGCGGCCGCCAAGCGCGCGGCGGATCTGCTGGCCCAGCACGGTCAAGGAGCTGTGACCGCGCTCACCGTGGTCGGTTCGGCGCCTGAGCCACACCGCGTTTCGCTGCGCTCGGGTCTCATCCCGGCCGTGCTCGGCACGGACGTGAGCCAGGACGAGACGGTCCGGCGGCTCAGCGCCAGCGGAATCTCGGTGACATCGCTCGGCGATTCGCTGACACTCGAGGTGCCCAGCTGGCGCGGTGACCTCCGTGATCCGTACGACGTCGTGGAGGAGGTCGGCCGACATATCGGTTACGACCGGATCGGGCTGAAGCTTCCCGTACCGCCCGTCAGCCGCGGACTCAACCCACGCCTGCGCGATCGCCGTGCGGCGCTGCGCGCGGTGGCCGCATTGGGGTTCACAGAGGTGTTGAGCCTGCCGTTCACGTCCGCCGAGGAGGTCGAGCAGCTGCAGGTGCCCGCCACTGATCGCCGACGCGACCTCATCAGGCTGGCCAACCCGCTGGCCGAGACGCACCCGTTCCTCCGCACCACGCTGCTGCCCGGACTGTTCCAGGCGATCTCGCGCAACACGTCGCGCAGCCTCACCGATCTCGCGCTGTTCGAACAGGGCAAGGTCTTCTTCGACGGCGGCCCGACAGTGGCTCCCCGCCCCAGCGTCGATCAGCGACCGACGGACTCCGAGGTCGCCGAGATCGAGGGCGCCATCCCGGCCCAGCCGGAGACGATCGCGGCCGTCGTGACCGGAAACTGGACCCCAGCGGGGTGGCAGGGTGCTGCCGTGCCCGCGGACTGGACGCATGTCGTGGCCTTCGCCGAGGCCTCTGCCGGCGCGGTGGGGATCACGCTGACCCGCCGCAACGCCGAAGCGGCTCCGTGGCATCCGGGGCGGTGTGCCGAGTTGTCGGTCAACGGCATCGCGCTCGGCTACGCCGGAGAGCTGCACCCCGCCGTCATCCGGGCCTTCCGGCTGCCTGAGCGCACGTGCGCTGTCGAGTTCAACCTGGACCTGCTGCTGCTTCACGCGACGCGCGGGGGATCGATCAGCACCCTCTCCGCGTTCCCCTTGGCCAAGGAGGACGTGGCGTTGATCGTCGACGCCGACGTGTCCTCGGCCGACGTCGAGGCCGCGCTCGCGGAGGGCGCGGGCGAGTTGCTGGAGTCGATCTCTCTGTTCGACGTGTACACCGGGGAGCAGGTGGGCGAGGGTAAGAAGTCGCTGGCCTTCGCCCTGCGCTTCAGGGGATCGAAGACGCTCACCGACGCCGAGGCTGCCGAAGCCCGCCAGGCGGCGGTCGCTGTGGCAGTTGAACGATTCGGCGCTGTTCAGCGCGCCTGA
- a CDS encoding cytochrome P450, with protein sequence MTAHRIDGQLRVTGHAEVLKVVEDPATYSSKVSRFLQVPNNLDGADHERFREILDPYFSEHRMAELEPQVRSVARRLVGELPRGESIDAVRGLGISFSVDAMLAWLGWSQDFEGELIDWVIDNARATRSGELDRTREVAERFDAIIRRVAAPRLDRLDEAPRDVTDELLRETVDGRALTHEEIVSILRNWTGGDLTSLALCVGVVVHQIATDPAIEADVRDRVGDPARLDAAIDELLRIDDPFVSNRRRATRDATVGGCPVRAGEKLTVEWTDANRDPAVFGDPDRYAPERNAAANLVYGAGPHVCPGRPLATLELRVLLEELLAGTTDLAPSEEPGVRAERPLGGWLSAPFVAI encoded by the coding sequence ATGACAGCTCACCGAATCGACGGCCAACTCCGCGTCACCGGGCACGCCGAGGTGCTCAAGGTGGTGGAGGATCCCGCCACCTACTCAAGCAAGGTGTCGCGCTTCCTCCAGGTCCCCAACAACCTTGACGGCGCGGACCACGAGCGCTTCCGCGAGATCCTGGACCCATACTTCAGCGAGCACCGGATGGCCGAGCTTGAGCCGCAGGTGAGAAGTGTCGCCCGTCGGCTGGTGGGCGAGCTACCACGCGGCGAGAGCATCGACGCGGTGCGGGGCTTGGGGATCAGTTTCTCCGTCGACGCGATGTTGGCGTGGCTCGGGTGGTCCCAGGACTTTGAGGGAGAACTCATCGACTGGGTGATCGACAACGCCCGGGCTACCCGGTCGGGGGAGCTGGACCGCACCCGCGAGGTCGCCGAACGGTTCGACGCCATTATCAGGAGGGTCGCAGCACCGCGGCTCGACCGGCTCGACGAGGCACCGCGCGACGTCACAGACGAACTTCTTCGCGAGACGGTCGACGGCCGCGCCCTCACCCACGAGGAGATCGTGTCGATCCTGCGCAACTGGACCGGAGGGGATCTGACGTCGCTCGCGTTGTGCGTCGGCGTCGTCGTGCACCAGATCGCCACGGACCCGGCGATCGAGGCGGACGTCCGTGACAGGGTGGGCGATCCCGCCCGGCTCGACGCCGCCATCGACGAACTCCTGCGGATCGACGACCCGTTCGTCAGCAACCGTCGCCGCGCGACCCGGGACGCGACCGTGGGCGGGTGCCCGGTCCGGGCAGGGGAGAAGCTGACCGTGGAGTGGACCGATGCGAACCGAGATCCAGCCGTGTTCGGTGATCCGGATCGCTACGCGCCCGAACGGAACGCCGCGGCCAACCTGGTCTACGGGGCGGGCCCCCACGTCTGCCCCGGTCGACCGCTCGCCACGCTCGAGTTGCGGGTGTTACTGGAGGAGTTGCTGGCGGGTACGACCGATCTCGCGCCCAGCGAGGAGCCCGGTGTCAGAGCCGAACGTCCCCTGGGCGGGTGGCTGAGCGCTCCCTTCGTCGCGATCTGA
- a CDS encoding S66 family peptidase — translation MASPHRPAAPPKARPGDRIAVLSTSFAAPAAYPAVHEQALRRLREVTGLEPVEFPTTRAHNPSPEARAADINAAFADPSIRAIQAVVGGDDLITVVPHLDADAALNDPKPFLGYSDNTHLHNWLWHLGIASYYGGSTQVHLGPGPDVDEIHARSLLAALMKGGAIELTRPGRSEDFGHDWADPRALTAEGDRRPTEPWVWLGPRRAVSGRTWGGCLEVVVDILAAGRFELGPSALAGGILLVETSEELPSATRVHRYLRALGERGLLSHVAGVMVAQPPVSSFDDQPDDETRTRRRAEQADAVERVVSRYCPHAVVVIGVPFGHTRPQWIVPYGGRITVDGMGRQVTADYL, via the coding sequence ATGGCAAGCCCGCACCGTCCCGCAGCACCCCCGAAAGCACGACCGGGCGACAGGATCGCCGTGCTGTCGACGTCTTTCGCCGCGCCAGCCGCCTATCCGGCCGTCCACGAGCAGGCACTACGGAGGCTGAGAGAGGTCACTGGGCTCGAGCCGGTCGAGTTCCCCACGACGCGGGCGCACAACCCGTCTCCCGAAGCACGGGCGGCCGACATCAACGCGGCTTTCGCGGATCCTTCCATCCGCGCCATCCAGGCCGTCGTCGGCGGCGACGACCTCATCACCGTGGTGCCCCACCTCGACGCGGACGCGGCGCTGAACGACCCGAAGCCCTTCCTGGGGTATTCCGACAACACCCACCTGCACAACTGGCTGTGGCACCTGGGCATCGCGAGCTACTACGGGGGCAGCACCCAGGTCCACCTCGGGCCCGGCCCCGACGTCGATGAGATCCACGCGCGCTCACTGCTCGCCGCGCTCATGAAGGGCGGCGCCATCGAGCTCACCCGCCCCGGACGATCCGAGGACTTCGGGCACGACTGGGCCGATCCGCGTGCGCTGACCGCTGAGGGGGACCGACGCCCCACGGAACCCTGGGTCTGGCTCGGGCCGCGTCGCGCGGTCAGCGGCCGAACGTGGGGCGGCTGCCTCGAAGTTGTGGTCGACATCCTTGCCGCCGGACGCTTCGAACTCGGCCCATCCGCGCTGGCAGGCGGAATCCTGCTCGTCGAGACCAGCGAGGAACTACCGTCGGCGACCCGCGTGCACCGGTATCTACGTGCCCTCGGCGAACGCGGACTGCTGAGCCACGTGGCCGGTGTGATGGTGGCCCAACCGCCGGTCTCCAGCTTCGACGACCAACCGGACGACGAGACGCGTACCCGGCGCCGCGCTGAGCAGGCCGACGCCGTCGAGCGGGTGGTGTCGCGGTACTGCCCGCACGCCGTGGTGGTGATCGGCGTGCCGTTCGGGCACACCAGGCCTCAATGGATCGTGCCGTACGGAGGCCGGATCACCGTGGACGGAATGGGGCGCCAGGTGACCGCCGACTATCTGTAG
- the pheS gene encoding phenylalanine--tRNA ligase subunit alpha — MSGPNDNFDPKQVAALDASAIERYVHDALEAIAAATSTAELKRARHDHAGDTSPLALANREIGALPPQARKEAGRRVGEARGTVSRALSERQDEVAAAELEASLVVERVDMTLPVTLRPQGALHPVTTLIDEMIDVFVAMGWEVADGPELEAEWYNFDALNLGPDHPARALQDTLWVDPPSGGKLMRTQTSPVQARALLEYGVPLYVISPGKVFRADEYDATHLPVFHQLEGLVVDRGISMADLRGTLDHLARAMFGDVRTRMRPHYFPFTEPSAEVDLECFVCHGASVGNPDAPCRTCKSEGWIEWGGCGVVNPRVLRACGVDPDVYSGFAFGMGVDRTVMFRTGAPDLRDFVEGDIRFSRSILGGSR; from the coding sequence ATGTCCGGGCCCAATGACAACTTCGACCCGAAGCAGGTCGCGGCTCTCGACGCGTCCGCCATCGAACGCTACGTCCACGACGCGCTGGAGGCCATCGCTGCCGCGACCTCGACCGCGGAACTGAAGCGTGCGCGTCATGACCACGCCGGGGACACCTCGCCGTTGGCGCTGGCGAACCGGGAGATCGGCGCCCTTCCGCCTCAGGCGCGCAAAGAGGCAGGCCGACGGGTGGGCGAAGCCCGCGGCACGGTGAGCCGTGCGCTGTCGGAGCGCCAGGATGAAGTGGCCGCTGCCGAGCTCGAGGCGTCGCTGGTGGTCGAGCGGGTCGACATGACGCTGCCTGTCACGCTCCGGCCTCAGGGTGCGCTGCATCCCGTGACCACCCTCATCGACGAGATGATCGACGTGTTCGTCGCCATGGGGTGGGAGGTCGCTGACGGCCCGGAGCTCGAGGCGGAGTGGTACAACTTCGATGCCCTGAACCTCGGTCCGGATCACCCCGCCCGCGCCCTGCAGGACACTCTGTGGGTCGACCCGCCCTCGGGCGGCAAGCTCATGCGCACGCAGACATCGCCCGTCCAGGCGCGGGCGCTCCTCGAGTACGGGGTCCCGCTGTACGTCATCAGCCCCGGAAAGGTCTTCCGCGCTGATGAATACGACGCCACACACCTGCCGGTTTTCCACCAGTTGGAGGGTCTCGTCGTGGACAGGGGCATCTCGATGGCTGACCTCCGCGGCACGCTGGACCACCTCGCGCGCGCCATGTTCGGCGACGTGAGGACGCGGATGAGGCCGCACTACTTCCCGTTCACGGAGCCGTCGGCCGAGGTCGACCTGGAGTGCTTCGTCTGCCACGGCGCCTCCGTCGGCAACCCCGACGCGCCGTGCCGCACGTGCAAGTCCGAGGGATGGATCGAGTGGGGCGGCTGCGGCGTCGTCAACCCGAGGGTGCTGCGCGCCTGCGGCGTCGACCCCGACGTCTACTCCGGTTTCGCCTTCGGCATGGGCGTGGACCGCACGGTCATGTTCCGCACCGGGGCACCCGATCTTCGCGACTTCGTCGAGGGCGATATCCGCTTCAGCCGTTCAATCCTGGGAGGTTCCCGATGA
- the infC gene encoding translation initiation factor IF-3 yields the protein MSTEPRINDRIRVPEVRLVGPKGEQVGIVRVEDALRLAAENDLDLVEVAPMARPPVAKLMDYGKFKYEAAQKVRDARKNQSNTVTKEMKLRLKIDAHDYETKKGHVVRFLKAGDKVKITIMFRGREQSRPELGMQLLQRLAEDVAEFGFVEAAPKQDGRNMLMVLGPTKKKTEAKVDQQSDRERRMAERAQKQQEEKAAEAELRAQHTTVAAKKKRGPADNMDPDIDL from the coding sequence ATCAGCACTGAACCGCGGATCAACGATCGCATCCGAGTACCCGAAGTCCGGCTCGTCGGCCCCAAAGGCGAGCAGGTAGGCATCGTGCGCGTCGAGGACGCCCTGCGTCTGGCGGCGGAGAACGATCTCGATCTCGTCGAGGTGGCGCCCATGGCGCGTCCGCCCGTCGCGAAGCTGATGGACTACGGCAAGTTCAAGTACGAGGCGGCGCAGAAGGTGCGCGACGCCCGCAAGAACCAGTCGAACACGGTCACCAAGGAGATGAAACTCCGCCTCAAGATCGACGCGCACGACTACGAGACGAAGAAGGGCCACGTCGTCCGCTTCCTCAAGGCTGGCGACAAGGTCAAGATCACCATCATGTTCCGCGGCCGCGAGCAGTCGCGCCCGGAATTGGGCATGCAGCTGCTGCAGCGCCTTGCCGAGGATGTCGCTGAATTCGGCTTCGTCGAGGCGGCTCCGAAGCAGGACGGCCGCAACATGCTCATGGTGCTCGGCCCGACGAAGAAGAAGACCGAAGCCAAGGTCGATCAGCAGAGCGACCGCGAGCGCCGCATGGCGGAGCGCGCGCAGAAGCAGCAGGAGGAGAAGGCCGCCGAGGCCGAACTCCGTGCGCAGCACACGACCGTCGCCGCGAAGAAGAAGCGCGGACCGGCCGACAACATGGATCCAGACATCGACCTCTGA
- the rplT gene encoding 50S ribosomal protein L20 has translation MARVKRSVNAMKKRREVLEQASGYRGQRSRLYRKAKEQLLHSATYSYRDRRAKKGDFRSLWIQRINAAVRAEGMTYNRFINGLKNAGVEVDRKILAELAVNDTAAFNALVAIAKDNQPAAAA, from the coding sequence ATGGCACGCGTTAAGCGTTCTGTGAATGCGATGAAGAAGCGTCGCGAAGTTCTCGAGCAGGCCTCCGGCTACCGCGGTCAGCGGTCCCGCCTGTACCGCAAGGCCAAGGAGCAGCTGCTGCACTCGGCCACCTACTCGTACCGCGATCGTCGCGCCAAGAAGGGCGACTTCCGCAGCCTGTGGATCCAGCGCATCAACGCTGCCGTCCGTGCCGAGGGCATGACCTACAACCGCTTCATCAACGGCCTCAAGAACGCCGGCGTTGAAGTGGACCGCAAGATCCTGGCCGAGCTGGCCGTCAACGACACCGCGGCCTTCAACGCGCTCGTTGCCATCGCCAAGGACAACCAGCCTGCCGCTGCCGCCTGA
- a CDS encoding TetR family transcriptional regulator, which produces MALTKQAIVGAALAILDDYGLADLTMRRVADSLGVQAGALYYHVPNKQSLLAAVADHILAERPAVSTPGDPGETLRLWGRGLRSVLLTHRDAAELVASTQVLGLGEVDPCLEGREALIAAGLQQPDATMAALLHFILGHVTGEQTRLQLAQLSVATAPDEAASERDFEWGLGLMIRGICGR; this is translated from the coding sequence ATGGCTCTGACCAAGCAGGCCATCGTCGGGGCGGCACTTGCGATCCTGGATGACTACGGCCTCGCCGACCTCACGATGCGCCGTGTTGCGGACTCCCTCGGCGTGCAGGCCGGCGCGCTGTACTACCACGTGCCGAACAAGCAGTCCCTCCTGGCCGCGGTGGCCGACCACATCCTCGCGGAGCGCCCGGCCGTGTCCACCCCCGGTGATCCGGGGGAGACACTCAGGCTCTGGGGCAGGGGGCTGCGCAGTGTGCTGCTGACCCATCGCGATGCGGCCGAGCTAGTGGCCTCGACCCAGGTCCTCGGCCTCGGCGAGGTAGACCCCTGCCTGGAAGGGCGAGAGGCTCTGATCGCCGCGGGATTGCAGCAGCCCGACGCGACGATGGCGGCGCTGCTCCACTTCATCCTGGGCCATGTCACGGGCGAGCAGACGCGGCTCCAGTTGGCCCAGCTCTCCGTGGCCACTGCCCCGGACGAGGCAGCCTCGGAGCGCGATTTCGAGTGGGGCCTGGGCCTGATGATCCGCGGCATCTGCGGTCGTTAG
- the rpmI gene encoding 50S ribosomal protein L35, translating to MPKMKSHSGAKKRFKTTGTGKLLRRQANLGHLNEHKSSVRTRRLSSPESVAPADAKKVRKLLGKHKGR from the coding sequence ATGCCGAAGATGAAGTCGCACTCCGGCGCGAAGAAGCGGTTCAAGACGACGGGGACGGGCAAGCTCCTGCGTCGCCAGGCCAACCTCGGCCACCTCAACGAGCACAAGTCGTCGGTGCGTACCCGCCGCCTGTCCAGCCCGGAGTCCGTGGCTCCGGCTGACGCCAAGAAGGTCCGCAAGCTGCTCGGCAAGCACAAGGGCCGCTGA
- a CDS encoding SseB family protein has product MTELRSLAQPSARFAGDDGAPDPLTRAAIARADDRTGYTRAIVALCSSRLLLPIVASGDDTDHPDPDRHAEMAAVTLADEGSDYLLAFTGYDSLRAWQPDARPVPCHLDELCATVEPAGASKLLLDVAGPVPFVIEGDLLAMLAQGHSLVEFDDGEFAWVTTDS; this is encoded by the coding sequence ATGACTGAGCTCCGATCCCTGGCCCAGCCGAGCGCCCGTTTCGCCGGGGACGACGGCGCGCCGGATCCACTGACGCGGGCGGCCATAGCTCGTGCGGACGACCGGACCGGGTACACGAGGGCGATCGTCGCTCTTTGCTCGAGCCGCCTGCTGCTCCCGATCGTGGCCAGCGGCGACGACACGGATCACCCCGACCCCGACCGCCACGCAGAGATGGCGGCGGTGACGCTGGCCGACGAAGGGTCGGACTACCTTCTGGCTTTCACGGGGTACGACTCGTTGCGGGCCTGGCAGCCCGACGCCCGCCCCGTCCCCTGCCACCTGGACGAACTCTGTGCCACGGTGGAACCTGCAGGTGCCTCGAAGCTCCTCCTCGACGTCGCGGGCCCCGTCCCGTTTGTGATCGAGGGAGATCTCCTTGCGATGCTCGCTCAGGGCCACTCCCTCGTCGAGTTCGACGACGGCGAGTTCGCCTGGGTGACGACGGACTCGTGA
- a CDS encoding TrmH family RNA methyltransferase: MTTEPNAAPGLPASVLRSVRRLTQRRGRDLTGMFLAEGRQAVREALGSPGRVQEIIVDDAVRHADLLDGLELPVWQADEHQMRQLSDTVTPQGVVAVCRQLDFDWESLDGARLVVICAQVRDPGNAGTVIRCADAFGADAVILTSGSVEIYNPKTVRSTVGSIFHLPILTGVTLAEAVERVKGLGMTVLAADGEGDPLDLKAASGGLSGPIAWIMGNEAWGLPADDARLADEVVAVPMWGQAESLNLSSAAAVCLYATASAQRRETGKGSN, encoded by the coding sequence GTGACCACCGAACCGAACGCTGCCCCTGGCCTGCCGGCCTCGGTGCTGCGTTCGGTTCGTCGTTTGACGCAGCGCCGCGGCCGTGACCTGACTGGCATGTTCCTCGCGGAGGGCCGCCAGGCAGTCAGGGAGGCGCTGGGCAGTCCGGGCCGCGTCCAGGAGATCATCGTGGACGACGCCGTACGCCACGCTGATCTTCTCGACGGGCTGGAGCTGCCGGTGTGGCAGGCCGACGAGCATCAGATGCGCCAACTGAGCGATACCGTCACGCCCCAGGGCGTCGTCGCGGTGTGCCGTCAGCTGGACTTCGACTGGGAGTCGCTCGACGGCGCCCGCCTCGTGGTCATCTGCGCGCAGGTGCGCGACCCGGGTAACGCCGGGACAGTCATCCGCTGCGCCGACGCCTTCGGCGCGGACGCGGTCATCCTCACGTCCGGCTCCGTCGAGATCTACAACCCCAAGACCGTCCGCTCAACGGTCGGCAGCATCTTCCACCTGCCCATCCTCACGGGCGTGACTCTCGCGGAGGCGGTGGAGCGGGTCAAGGGCCTGGGCATGACCGTGCTCGCTGCCGACGGCGAGGGCGACCCACTGGACCTGAAGGCCGCGTCCGGCGGCCTGTCGGGCCCGATCGCCTGGATCATGGGCAACGAGGCATGGGGGTTGCCCGCCGACGATGCCCGATTGGCCGACGAGGTTGTCGCCGTGCCAATGTGGGGCCAGGCCGAGAGCCTCAATCTTTCCAGCGCTGCCGCGGTGTGCCTGTACGCCACGGCCTCGGCGCAACGTCGTGAAACAGGCAAGGGGAGTAACTGA